A window of the Citrus sinensis cultivar Valencia sweet orange chromosome 9, DVS_A1.0, whole genome shotgun sequence genome harbors these coding sequences:
- the LOC102610573 gene encoding sufE-like protein 1, chloroplastic/mitochondrial, with amino-acid sequence MASSSISSCLRLFTTRSFLSPKPRKNLSFFYKPTSFAKNPLSKSLVAVSSSTSTSPIQPVEDLPPKLQEIVQLFQSVQEPKAKYEQLLFYGKSLKPLDTRFKTRENKVEGCVSQVWVRAYLDDQKNVVYEADSDSVLTKGLAALLVQGLSNRPVEEIVKVTPDFVVLLGLQQSLTPSRNNGFLNMLKLMQKKAVELVFESEKAGGSVEGSNLGSKNSKNLTLERKGDGVGGLESKVESSSQVGSGKNLTLEMEGDSGAGDNGSNSGGLGSRGMRIRDKLEKELRPVVLEVEDISYQHAGHAGVRGSDGETHFNVKIVSKEFEGKSLVKRHRLIYDLLQEELQNGLHALSIVARTPSEV; translated from the coding sequence ATGGCTTCATCATCAATCTCCTCTTGTCTTCGCTTATTCACAACCAGATCATTCCTTTCACCAAAACCCCGCaaaaatctctctttcttttacaaaccCACAAGCTTCGCCAAAAACCCACTCTCAAAATCACTCGTTGCAGTCTCATCATCAACCTCCACGTCACCAATACAGCCCGTCGAAGACCTCCCGCCAAAGCTTCAAGAAATCGTCCAGCTCTTTCAGTCAGTGCAAGAACCCAAAGCCAAGTACGAGCAGCTACTGTTCTACGGAAAAAGTTTGAAACCCCTCGATACCCGGTTCAAAACGAGGGAGAACAAAGTGGAAGGCTGCGTTTCTCAGGTCTGGGTCAGGGCTTATCTTGATGACCAAAAGAACGTTGTGTACGAAGCTGATTCTGATTCCGTTTTGACCAAAGGATTGGCGGCTCTGCTTGTTCAAGGCTTGTCTAATAGGCCTGTAGAGGAGATTGTGAAAGTTACGCCTGATTTTGTTGTGCTTCTTGGGTTGCAACAGAGTTTGACTCCTTCTAGGAATAATGGGTTCTTGAATATGTTGAAGTTGATGCAAAAGAAAGCAGTTGAATTGGTTTTTGAGAGTGAGAAGGCTGGTGGCTCTGTTGAGGGATCGAATTTGGGGTcgaaaaatagtaaaaatttgACTTTGGAGAGGAAAGGTGATGGTGTTGGAGGTTTGGAGTCAAAGGTTGAATCAAGCTCTCAAGTGGGTAGTGGTAAAAATTTGACCTTGGAGATGGAAGGTGATAGTGGGGCTGGTGACAATGGGTCGAATTCAGGTGGTTTGGGGAGTAGAGGGATGAGAATTAGGGATAAATTAGAAAAGGAGCTCAGGCCTGTTGTATTAGAAGTGGAAGATATTTCGTATCAGCACGCTGGGCATGCTGGTGTTCGAGGAAGTGATGGGGAGACACATTTTAATGTGAAGATTGTATCAAAGGAGTTCGAAGGGAAGAGTTTGGTGAAGAGGCATAGGttgatttatgatttattacAAGAGGAGCTGCAGAATGGATTGCACGCATTGTCAATTGTCGCTAGGACACCTTCTGAAGTTTAA
- the LOC102607620 gene encoding uncharacterized protein At1g08160, whose amino-acid sequence MLSLPPPPPPPLSPSTPLTLRPPPRKQSTPVSLKQIVISKPPTNHQSPAPETEPLDIKRPRKPSVLHHPRPRQTNILIWCCATLCLIFSLILIFFGIATLIIFLVIRPRTPVFDTPNANLSTIYFDSPEYFNGDFTFLANFSNPNRKIGARFEFLEIELLFYNRLISTQIVQPFSQQPREQRLESVHMISSLVFMPQDHAVELRKQVQNNRINYNIRASFKVKATLGVIHFSYWLHSRCQLEMTGPPTGVLVAHRCQTKR is encoded by the coding sequence ATGCTTTCTCTTCCACCTCCGCCTCCGCCTCCCCTTTCACCATCAACACCACTGACGCTAAGGCCACCACCAAGGAAGCAATCCACCCCAGTGTCTCTAAAACAAATTGTCATATCAAAGCCACCTACAAACCACCAGAGTCCAGCACCGGAAACAGAACCTCTTGACATCAAAAGACCAAGAAAGCCATCAGTACTCCATCATCCTCGGCCTCGCCAGACTAACATCCTTATCTGGTGTTGTGCAACTCTGTGTCTGATATTTAGCCTAATCCTTATCTTCTTTGGAATTGCAACTTTAATAATCTTCTTGGTCATTAGACCAAGAACTCCTGTGTTTGACACTCCAAATGCAAACCTCAGCACCATCTACTTTGACTCACCTGAGTACTTTAATGGTGATTTCACCTTTCTGGCAAATTTTTCCAACCCAAATCGGAAAATTGGTGCGAGATTCGAGTTTTTGGAAATAGAGCTTTTATTCTACAACAGGCTCATTTCAACTCAGATTGTTCAGCCTTTCAGTCAGCAACCGAGGGAGCAGAGGTTAGAATCAGTTCACATGATATCAAGCTTGGTCTTCATGCCACAGGATCATGCTGTTGAACTACGGAAGCAGGTGCAGAATAAcagaattaattataacataagagCAAGTTTTAAGGTGAAGGCAACTCTGGGTGTGATCCATTTTTCTTACTGGTTGCATAGCAGATGCCAGTTAGAGATGACAGGTCCACCAACTGGTGTTTTAGTTGCCCATCGTTGCCAAACAAAGAGATAA
- the LOC112497927 gene encoding disease resistance protein RPM1-like produces the protein MAEAAVNFAIETLGPLLVEEIRLWGGVRKEVQSIKSELESLRSVLKDADARAAVEELEGGGEESIRTWVKQLRDEAYRIEDLIDEYTLMVVKLPHGRGLVGVLHRISRFIKKLKLRRGVATEIQDIKSALADIKRRGESYRFRSIDEPSSSGTRYVIPHDSRVRSFFVEDDEVVGIESIKDKLIDLMVKGRSERSVVAVVGEGGLGKTTVAGKIFNSEGLKTHFNCRAWITVGKEYKKNDLLRTILKEFHRVANQPAPVEIHDMEEMELITTLRDHLKDKSYMVVFDDVWKIDFWGDVEYALLDSKKCGRIIVTTRHMNVAKYCKSSSSVHVHELETLPPNEAWKLFCRKAFGPSSGGSCPSELRELSRDILAKCGGLPLAIVAVGGLLSTKNMVVSEWKKLFDRMGSILGSDPHLKDCNRVLSEGYHDLPHHLKSCLLYFGLFPESCKVNCARLIRLWIAEGFVPYCKRPTSEQVAEECLNELIDRSLVQVSERDISGRARICQVHDLMHEIVVRKTEGLSFGRVLNGVDLSRCSKTRRIAIQRSIDDGALESIKDSKVRSVFLFNVDKLPDSFMNASIANFKLMKVLDLEDAPVDYLPEGVGNLFNLHYLSVKNTEVKIIPKSIRNLLSLEILDLKNTLVSELPVEIRNLKKLRYLMVYRYNYTTGSIMPAEAVAKVHRGLGSLTDLQKLSIIEADSQVLKELMKLRQLRKLGIRPQNGNGKDVCALIANLENLESLTVGMTSKEEILNLQSLSSPPQYLQRLYLMGNMKKLPDWIFKLENLIRLGLELSGLAEEPIRVLQASPNLLELRLTGTYDYELFHFEAGWFPKLQKLLLWDFVAVKSVIIEKGAMPDIRELEIGPCPLLMEIPIGIEHLRNLKLLRFDCMVKQVYYMTKDENWGKVTEHIPDVLVTFLAAGRVFQYRKDILSSLSPEYVEQIC, from the coding sequence ATGGCGGAGGCTGCGGTGAACTTTGCAATAGAGACCTTGGGTCCTTTGCTTGTCGAAGAAATCAGATTGTGGGGAGGTGTTAGAAAAGAAGTTCAAAGTATCAAAAGCGAACTGGAGAGTCTCAGATCTGTCCTCAAAGATGCGGATGCAAGGGCAGCAGTCGAAGAATTAGAAGGAGGCGGTGAGGAAAGTATCAGAACTTGGGTGAAACAACTGAGGGATGAGGCTTATCGCATTGAAGATTTGATCGACGAGTACACACTCATGGTGGTAAAACTCCCTCATGGGAGAGGCCTCGTTGGTGTTCTCCATAGAATCAGTCGTTTCATAAAGAAGCTGAAGCTGCGGCGTGGAGTTGCTACTGAGATTCAAGATATCAAATCAGCGCTTGCTGATATAAAGCGAAGGGGAGAAAGCTATCGATTCAGATCTATTGATGAACCATCGAGCAGTGGAACCAGATATGTTATCCCACATGACTCTCGAGTTCGTTCCTTTTTcgttgaagatgatgaagttgTGGGCATCGAATCcattaaagataaattgattgatttgatGGTGAAAGGCAGATCCGAACGTTCAGTGGTCGCTGTGGTGGGTGAAGGAGGATTAGGCAAGACCACCGTTGCCGGAAAAATTTTTAACAGTGAAGGTTTAAAAACTCACTTCAATTGCCGGGCTTGGATCACCGTTGGGaaagaatacaaaaaaaatgatttgttgAGGACAATTCTGAAAGAGTTTCATCGTGTAGCAAACCAGCCTGCTCCAGTGGAGATACACGACATGGAAGAGATGGAGCTGATCACCACGCTGAGGGACCACTTGAAGGACAAAAGTTACATGGTTGTGTTCGACGATGTTTGGAAGATTGATTTTTGGGGAGACGTGGAGTATGCTTTACTTGATAGCAAGAAATGCGGCAGGATAATTGTCACAACACGGCACATGAATGTCGCTAAGTATTGCAAATCATCTTCCTCTGTTCACGTCCATGAGCTTGAAACTTTGCCTCCAAACGAGGCGTGGAAACTTTTTTGTAGAAAGGCGTTCGGACCAAGCTCCGGAGGCTCTTGTCCTTCAGAGTTGAGGGAGTTGTCCCGGGACATCCTTGCAAAATGTGGAGGTTTGCCTCTTGCTATTGTGGCGGTAGGTGGACTTCTTTCAACCAAGAACATGGTTGTATCTGAAtggaagaaattatttgatcGGATGGGCTCAATCTTAGGAAGTGATCCCCATCTAAAAGACTGCAACAGAGTTTTATCTGAAGGGTATCATGATCTTCCTCACCATCTCAAATCATGTCTTCTGTACTTTGGCTTATTTCCAGAGAGCTGCAAAGTTAACTGTGCTAGACTCATCCGTTTGTGGATAGCTGAGGGCTTTGTCCCATACTGCAAACGCCCCACATCTGAACAAGTTGCAGAAGAATGCTTGAATGAGCTCATTGACAGAAGCTTGGTACAAGTTTCAGAGAGAGATATTTCTGGACGAGCTAGAATCTGCCAAGTTCATGATCTTATGCACGAGATCGTCGTCAGAAAAACTGAAGGATTGAGCTTCGGTCGTGTGCTGAACGGAGTGGACTTGAGTCGTTGCAGTAAAACTCGACGCATTGCTATACAGAGAAGTATTGATGATGGTGCTTTAGAGAGCATCAAGGACTCGAAGGTCcgttctgtttttcttttcaatgtaGATAAGCTGCCCGACTCTTTCATGAATGCAAGTATTGCCAATTTCAAGCTCATGAAAGTACTAGATCTGGAAGATGCTCCTGTAGATTACCTTCCTGAAGGAGTGGGGAACTTATTCAATTTACACTACTTGAGTGTGAAAAATAcagaagtaaaaataattccCAAGTCCATTAGAAATCTTCTCAGTTTAgagattttggatttgaaaaaCACTTTGGTGAGTGAACTTCCTGTGGAGATCAGGAATCTTAAAAAGTTGCGTTATTTAATGGTGTATCGGTACAATTATACCACGGGTTCTATAATGCCAGCAGAAGCAGTAGCCAAAGTACACCGGGGCCTTGGGTCGCTAACGGATCTGCAGAAGTTGTCTATTATAGAAGCTGACTCTCAAGTGCTTAAAGAGCTTATGAAGCTAAGGCAGTTAAGAAAGTTGGGCATTAGGCCCCAAAATGGAAATGGCAAGGATGTGTGTGCTTTGATTGCAAATTTGGAAAACCTAGAGTCTTTAACGGTAGGAATGACAAGCAAAGAAGAAATACTTAACTTGCAGTCTTTGAGTAGTCCTCCTCAATATCTGCAGCGTCTCTACTTGATGGGGAATATGAAGAAACTGCCGGATTGGAtttttaaacttgaaaatcTAATCAGATTGGGTTTGGAACTGTCGGGATTGGCTGAGGAGCCAATCAGAGTCCTTCAAGCCTCGCCTAATTTGTTGGAACTTAGACTCACAGGGACATACGACTACGAGCTTTTTCACTTTGAAGCAGGTTGGTTTCCAAAACTCCAAAAGTTGCTTCTCTGGGACTTCGTCGCGGTGAAATCGGTTATAATAGAGAAAGGTGCGATGCCTGACATTAGAGAACTGGAGATTGGGCCTTGCCCGCTGTTGATGGAGATTCCTATTGGAATTGAACATCTTAGAAACCTTAAGCTACTCAGATTTGATTGTATGGTTAAACAAGTTTATTACATGACAAAAGACGAGAACTGGGGGAAGGTTACTGAGCATATACCAGATGTCCTTGTCACTTTTTTGGCGGCTGGGAGAGTGTTTCAATATCGAAAAGATATTCTCTCATCTCTGTCTCCCGAATACGTTGAGCAAATCTGCTGA